In Salinisphaera sp. LB1, one genomic interval encodes:
- a CDS encoding VOC family protein — MRWKGVHHVEFSVLRYEESIAFFDRMFGWLGYRSFWTLDIGYRSTYYMARFPFFHSYIGIQPASGGAPLSSRNHSPGIHHVALWARNRREVDAFHEDFLLHNRVEVTDPPAEYSAYTPGYYAVFFDDPISGIHFELCHTPLLPSVAAVRRWFRALKVEWKQHPEWQRPPWSQAMRPLPSKK, encoded by the coding sequence GGAAGGGTGTACATCACGTCGAGTTCTCGGTTCTTCGCTATGAGGAATCGATTGCATTCTTCGACCGAATGTTCGGCTGGCTCGGCTATCGCAGCTTCTGGACGCTGGATATCGGTTATCGGTCCACGTATTACATGGCCCGTTTTCCGTTCTTCCACAGCTATATCGGGATCCAGCCAGCCTCGGGCGGGGCCCCGTTGAGCTCAAGGAATCACTCGCCGGGGATTCATCACGTCGCCCTCTGGGCGAGAAACCGGCGCGAAGTGGACGCTTTCCACGAGGATTTCCTGTTGCACAACCGCGTCGAGGTTACCGATCCGCCCGCCGAGTATTCGGCCTACACGCCCGGTTACTATGCGGTTTTTTTCGACGACCCCATCAGCGGCATACATTTCGAGCTGTGCCACACGCCGCTGCTGCCGTCGGTCGCGGCGGTCAGACGCTGGTTTCGTGCGTTGAAGGTGGAATGGAAACAGCATCCGGAATGGCAGCGCCCGCCCTGGTCACAGGCGATGCGCCCATTGCCGTCGAAAAAATAA
- a CDS encoding universal stress protein has product MQQTLLVPLDLNQASTFKSIFAAVERIADSKPAHVILLTVIPEITAGVLPFVGLDELNDIGSLAYDQLEHVARKWLGEAVTPEIEVRIGPIARTIVQRADHFNADMIIMASHNPVHWDVLLGSTAAQVVRHSDRSVLVVRQHTATEPDAVDPVSRDALCL; this is encoded by the coding sequence ATGCAACAGACCCTGCTCGTACCGCTCGATCTCAATCAGGCGTCCACTTTCAAGAGCATCTTCGCTGCCGTGGAACGCATCGCGGACTCGAAGCCGGCTCACGTCATCCTACTGACCGTCATTCCCGAAATCACGGCCGGCGTGCTGCCGTTCGTCGGCCTCGACGAACTGAACGATATCGGCAGTCTCGCCTACGACCAGCTCGAGCACGTGGCCCGGAAATGGCTCGGTGAGGCCGTGACACCGGAAATCGAGGTCCGCATCGGCCCCATCGCGCGTACGATCGTGCAGCGCGCCGACCATTTCAATGCCGACATGATCATCATGGCCTCACACAACCCCGTCCATTGGGACGTGCTGCTCGGCAGCACGGCGGCCCAGGTGGTCCGGCACAGTGATCGTTCGGTCCTGGTCGTCCGGCAACACACGGCAACCGAGCCGGACGCGGTCGACCCGGTCAGCCGCGATGCGCTTTGCCTCTGA
- the hemG gene encoding protoporphyrinogen oxidase: MPEAFDRDVLVVGGGATGLAAAWSLAKAGRQVALLEASDRVGGALRSERMGEWQIEHGPNTVIMKPPLYALVRELSLLGEAQPANPNSRKRFVALDGQPVALPTRIWNAPGNPLIGWRGWGSLLREPFVGRGPSDDESLATFVTRRLGTQVLERLVDPFVSGVYAGDPQRLSAAAAMPRLVELERAHGSLIRGGLSRLLTSNREPASMPREWRGKLLSFPQGLQRLADRLAEVIATRPNATLACNCRIQRVAREGAYWVAEDDAGRRWRAPELVLAVPAYVAARLLAPLDPALAGPLAAIVYPPVNIVSLGFRRADIAHPLDGFGLLIPHVEQRQTLGVLFPSSLFPNRAPAGHHLLSVFLGGRRSPGITDEDDATHIGQAIADLSDLLGIRGAPVWQRVVRWPQAIPQYEIGHLDRLAAVDAALARHPGLSLAGNWRDGIAVGDCLDNGRRVGERVAARAGPSS; encoded by the coding sequence ATGCCCGAGGCCTTTGACCGAGACGTGCTGGTGGTCGGCGGTGGCGCCACCGGACTGGCAGCGGCGTGGTCGTTGGCCAAGGCCGGTCGACAGGTCGCGCTGCTGGAAGCCTCGGACCGGGTCGGCGGTGCCCTGCGCAGCGAGCGCATGGGCGAATGGCAGATCGAGCACGGTCCGAACACCGTGATCATGAAGCCGCCGCTGTATGCCCTGGTCCGCGAGCTGTCGCTGCTGGGCGAGGCCCAGCCCGCGAACCCGAATAGTCGCAAGCGCTTCGTCGCACTCGACGGACAGCCGGTGGCGCTGCCGACGCGGATCTGGAACGCGCCGGGCAACCCACTGATCGGCTGGCGCGGCTGGGGCAGTCTGCTGCGTGAGCCGTTCGTCGGGCGCGGCCCCTCGGATGACGAAAGCCTGGCGACGTTCGTGACCCGCCGGCTGGGAACCCAGGTGCTCGAGCGTCTGGTCGATCCGTTCGTGTCGGGCGTCTACGCGGGCGACCCGCAACGCTTGTCGGCCGCGGCCGCCATGCCGCGGCTGGTCGAACTCGAGCGCGCGCACGGCTCGTTGATTCGCGGCGGGTTGTCACGGCTGTTGACCTCGAACCGCGAGCCGGCGTCGATGCCGCGTGAATGGCGCGGCAAGTTGCTGAGTTTCCCGCAGGGGCTGCAACGGCTCGCCGATCGATTGGCCGAGGTTATCGCCACGCGTCCCAATGCCACTCTGGCCTGCAATTGCCGGATCCAGCGCGTCGCGCGCGAAGGGGCATACTGGGTGGCCGAGGATGATGCCGGCCGCCGCTGGCGGGCGCCCGAGCTCGTGTTGGCGGTTCCCGCGTATGTCGCCGCGCGTCTGCTGGCGCCGCTGGACCCGGCGCTGGCCGGGCCGTTGGCGGCTATCGTCTATCCGCCGGTGAATATCGTATCGCTCGGATTTCGGCGCGCCGATATCGCGCATCCGCTCGACGGTTTCGGGCTGTTGATCCCGCATGTCGAACAACGCCAGACGCTGGGCGTGTTGTTCCCATCGTCGTTGTTCCCGAACCGTGCGCCCGCAGGGCACCATCTGCTCAGCGTGTTTCTGGGCGGGCGCCGTTCGCCCGGGATCACGGACGAGGACGATGCCACGCATATTGGCCAGGCCATCGCCGATCTGAGCGATCTGCTGGGGATCCGCGGTGCGCCCGTCTGGCAGCGCGTCGTGCGTTGGCCGCAGGCGATTCCACAGTATGAGATCGGCCACCTCGACCGCCTGGCTGCCGTCGACGCCGCTCTGGCCCGTCACCCCGGGCTA